From Lasioglossum baleicum chromosome 16, iyLasBale1, whole genome shotgun sequence:
GCTCTGTGGACCCCTAGAATTGCCTCTGCGAGCTCATTCTTCAACTCTCGAATGTTATATGGACACTGCAAGGACTCTAGGATCTATGGACTTGCGACTGAGGACTCTATGGAAACTTGGATTAGCAAGTTCAGGCTCTGTGGATCTCTAGGTGGAAACCCTGGGATCTAGAACTGAAGCCGCCAGTATCATAATTAGGGTTCTATGAACTCTCAGACTTAGGGTGGCCTCCTGGAGCTAGCAATAGAGGACTCATTGGACTCGCAGACTTATAATTGAAGGCTCTGTGGACTCTCAGACGTAGGATGAACCCCTGGGCTAGCAATAGAAGACTCATTGGACTCCCAGACTTATAGTTGAAGGCTCTGTGGACGCTCAGACTTAGGATGAACCCCTGGGACTAGCAATAGAGGACTCATTGGACTCCCAGACTTATAATTGAAGGCTCTGTGGACTCTCAGACGTAGGATGAACCCCTGGGCTAGCAATAGAAGACTCGTTGGACCCCCAGACTTATAGTTGAAGGCTCTGTGGACGCTCAGACTTAGGATGAACCCCTGGGCTAGCAATAGAAGACTCGTTGGACCCTCAGACTTATAGTTGAAGGCTCTGTGGACGCTCAGACTTAGGATGAACCCCTGGGACTAGCAATAGAAGACTACATGGATCCCCAGACTTACAATTGAAGACTCTGTGGACTCTAGGATACACAAGTGAGGGCTCTATGGATCCTCAGAGGCACCATAGATCTCTTGGGCTAGTAATAAACGACTTGATGGACCCCCAGACTTACAGGATGAAGGCTCTGTAGACTCTCAGACTTACGATGCACCCCTGAGATAGCTTTAGAGGACTCGATGGACCCCCAGACTTATAATTGAAGACTCTGTGGACTCTCAGGCTTACGATGGACTCCTGGGTTAGTAATAGAGGTCTCCATGGACACCCAGACTTACCATTGGAAGCTCTGTGGACTATCAGACTTACAATGGACCCCTGGGGCTAGCAGTAGAGGACTCGTTGAACCTCGTAACTTACAATCAAAGGATCTATGGACTCTCAGACTTACGATGTACCTATGGAGCTAGCAATAGAGGACTCAATGAACCTCCAGACTCAAGATTAAAGGCTCTATGGACTGTTGGATCCACAAGCAAGGACTCTATGCATCCTCAGGTGCACAATGAGATAGATAGTAATATCTAGAACCCTAGGATTCACAACTGCAGCGCCCCAGGTTTCATAATTAGGGTTCTATGGACTCGCAAACTTGCGATGGACCTGTGGAACCAGCAATAGAGAACTCTCGATTAATCGATCATCCGACGCAAAGTACAATGTCTGCTATTCTCCTAGCCTAATCGAGCGGATCAGCGGATTGCAGGGTTCACGCGAGCTTCCACGGCCGAAAACGAAACTGGCGTACGGTGTAATAAGGACGTCACGCGAGCATCCGGCTGGGCAATTCCTCGGGGCGGGTGATGGGTGACGTGAAAGAGCGAACGAGCGACGATTCCGCGCCGCGAGGCGCGTAATTCACCGCCGCGAGGCCAGAATGCACCTGTGCGAACCGAGGCACGGCGAGGCTGTGCGAGCGACACGTTATCGCGTGCCTCTTCCCGGCGACGTGGCTCGCGCGAGCAACGACGACGATATTTTACGGCCAgaccgaaagagagagagagagagagagggtgcgcGATTTGAATTATGCCGACGTCTCGGCTCAGGGTCGAGAAACACGGGCTCACCGGCGGGTCCATTTTCGCTTCTTTACGACGAGGTGGAACGACTCTCGCGAAACCGACCGCGTTTTAACATTTTATTGCCACGTTGCCGCAAACCTGGCCAGACTGTACAGGCGGTACATCGTAGAAATGGATTATGGTCGAGAGCCTCTGCAATTTCAGGACTCGTCGATCGACGAGAGTCCTTGGACTGTCAACGACGAACATTGGGATCCCTTGGATTCATTGATGGAACGTCAAGAATTTTTATGGTAGAAGTCCTCGCGGATCCTTGGACTATTAGAATATCAGGATTCATTGTTGAAACCTCGAGAATTTTTATGGATCAGGTCCTCAAAAATCCTTGGACTTGTGGAAGATCTTCAGGATCCCTTGGATCCATTGTTGAAACCTCAGGAATCATTGGATCCATTGTTGAAACCTCAGGATTCCGTGGATCTATTGTTGGATCCTCGAGAATTTTTATGATGGAAGTCCTCGAAAATCCTTGGACTATTAACGAAGATCTTCAGGATTCCTTGGATTCATTGTTGGAACCTCAGGATTCCTTGGATCCATGGTTGGAACCTCGAGAATTTTTATCGTGGAGGTCCTCAAAAATCATTGGACTGTTAACGAAGATCTTCAGGATCCCTTGGATCCATTGTTGAAACCTCGAGAATTTTTATCGCGGAGGACGTCGAGAATCCTTGGATCATCAACGAAGAACCTCAGGAATCCTTGGATCCATTGTTAGAGAGGCTAGAAGCCTCAATTCAATGGTTAGATGTTCGTAACAGCGGAATAGAATGGTATGCAGAAGAAAAATCGTCCAGCAAAGGTTTGAAAAATAGGTACACTTTGATTCGTGCAGCTTTCGGAGGCATCCAAAGCGCTTTCAGAGAAAAATCTGTCGGTGCCGGATGAATAAGGAAAGTTGCCGAAACAGAGGATCGAGAACGAAAGTGGGACAATCGGTCCCGGGCGGAGCGAACGCGAATAAACGGTTTTATTCGACGCCGGCGCTCTCGGGACGGGGCATTAATCATGGAAAGTGGCGTACAATCAGCAGCTGAAGGTTACGCGGTTAATCCTGAACTCTATTTTAGGCCGCGAAGGTTGCGCCCCCAATGTCGGCGTTTCTATTCAACCCTCGGCTCTCGCCGCATTTCGCATTTCGCGTTTCGCTCTTATTTCCGCCTGGATTCCAACTCCGCGATTCACCTACCTCTCactctccctctcactctccTCTCCGACAAATTACCACGGCTCTCCTATTAGCGATCCGCTCGCTAATTACCGAGCTACAACCCTTTGCAAGCTGTACTATTAATTCGCGATTTTTCCTGGACCCTTTCACAGAGGCATTCCTGAGCGGCGTAGCTATAGCGAGTCGAACGAAGATTCCTTTGACGGGCGAAATGATCTCTGCCGATTAGGATCAAGCAGAGGGATCAAAGAATTTAATCCCAGGATTTCAAAATTCCACaatgaatttataatatttgcCAGCTCAATTCACAAAGAATCGGGACGTTCCACTTTCGTTGCTGCGGAAGAACGTCAGTTGGGAAGCAGGTGAACCTAATCTCTGTGAACTAGATTCACGATCTAGAACCCTGGGATTCAGAACTGAAGTCTCCCAGGCTCACAATTAGGGATATATGGACACTCTCAGATTTATAATGGACCTCTTGGACTAGCAAGAGAGGAATCGATGGACCCCCAGACTTACCATGGGAGGCTCTGTCGACTCTCAGACATAGGATGGACCCCTGGGACTAGCAATAGAGGACTCGTTGGACCCTCAGACTTACCATTGGAGGCTCTGTGGACTCTCAGACTTAGGGTAGATTCCTTGGATTAGCAATTGAGGACTCGTTGGACCCCCAGACTTACCATTGGAGGCTCTGTGAACTCTCCGACTTAGGTTGGACCGCTGGGACTAGCAATGGAGGACTCATTGGAATCCCAGACTTATAATTGAAGGCTCTGTGGACTCTCAGACTTAGGGTGGAGCCCTGGGACTAGCAATAGAGGATTCATTGGACTCCAAGACTTATAATTGAAGGCTCTGTAGACTCTCAGGCTTAGGGTCGATCCCTTGGACTAGCAATGGAGGACTCGTTGGACCCCCAGACTTATAATTGAAGGCTCTGTGGACTTTCAGATTTAGGGTGGACCTCTGGGACTAGCAATAGAGGACTCGTTGGACCCAGACTTACCCTTTGAGGCTCTGTAGACTCTCAGGCTTAGGGTAGACCCCTGGGGCTAGCAATAGAGGTATCCATGGACACCAAGACTTACCATTGGAGGCTGTGTGGACTCTCAGACTTAGGGTAGACCCCTGGGGCTAGCAATAGAGGAATCTATGGACCCCCAGACTTATAATTAGAGGCTCTATAAACTCTTGGATCCACAAGTGAGGACTCTATGGATCCTCAGGTGCACGATAGGATAGTCTAGAACCCTAGGATTCACAACTGAAGGCCCCGAATCTCATAATCAGAGTTCTATGGACTCTCAGACTTACGATGGACCTCTGGAACCAACAATAGTGAACCCGATTAATCGATCACCCATGTAAGATCCGAGAACAGCTACACTCAGCAAAGTACAACGTCTGCTATTCTCCTAATCCACAATTACTTTACAATGTTTGCCAGCCTAATTCACGAAGAATTGTGACGGTCCACTCTCGTTGCTCCGGAAGGAAGTCAGCTGGGGAGCACGGGAACCTAATCTCGGTGAATCAGGGTATCAAGAAGGGGAATCATGGTGCCCGATTTACGAGGAGGCAAGGAATGTGTGCACTAAGGAATGAAGTATCGCGACCCGGTTTCCGATCCCGGATCGAGGCTAGATCATACCGCTCGATCAGCTGTGCGGGACTATGAATTCCAAGGAGCGGCCTCTGATTTCGATTAATCGGTCGCAGATCCTAGGAACGCTCTATCCAGGGCACAAGGAGCCACGGGGAGCTACGAGAATGGTTTTGAAACCTGGCCAAGGCCTTTAAGTCACCTTCAATCGGGTGGACGAGACCGCGGCAGGAGTTCTCTATCCGATTAGTCCGACGGCTTAATGTCCTAATGTCTTTCCGAGGTGGTCCCTCGAGTGATCCCGACTCGAAATCCCGGAACCCTCTTGGCCCCTCCCGATTTGTCGCCCGGGGAAACCGTTCCTGGCTTTTATTTTCTCCGGGGAATCGTGTCGGTCGACCCTGATCCCCCATTTTATCAATTTAAGCATCAGTCACGCATCCATCTGTGAGACTACTTCGAGATCCCAGTGATTTCTATGGACTCCGAGAATTTATTGCAATACAATTTATTGGACCGACCGGTTTGAAACTTTGCAGATGTTTTACCACGCTATGGAAAGTACCTGGAAATATTTTTTCCAGTTGAGAAAAGTTATCAACAATCTTGTGCTGCAGTGTTTTCATTGGAGGCTTGAAAGACAATGAAAATTCTTGACTTGCAATCCGTGGTATGAACCCACATTTCGAACGGCAGCGATCCGAAGGAGAACTTCAATTTTGCAACTACATTATTTAACCGAAGTATTCTTTTACAATGTTTTTGCCGAAATAAAATGTAAGAGGAAAAGGTTATACTGTTATCTTTGCAAGAATGGGATGGTGTCTTTTGTTTTATTAAACTgcatttgtttttcttttagAAGTGACCTTCatttcaaggtgaccttgacccTTCAATGTTCTACATTGAATGCTAAGTATTTTCTGATATCATATGAATGTCTCCCAGAACGAATTCATTTGCACATGGAAAAATCGAAAAGAAAAAGCGCTGTGAGTGTTGAAAACGggtccgacacggttttcaccgacaacatttcattaattttttatttattaattaattaaatcgagAACACTCGGTTTCACATTTCGTTTTTCCGCTGacttttcattcaatccacattaatcaattaataaataaaaaattaatgaaatgttgtgtcggtgatttccatgggactcgTTGAAAACACCCTGTATGCATCTTGCGAGTTCACGGCGGATTTGTGGCGGGACACCGTGTGCATCGAGTGCAAAGGTCGTCCCCGGTTCGAATAAAAATCGGGACCCGACATAAACGATGAAAAAGAGATGATATCGGTGCGGATTTTTCTGGCATGCGCGGaagatattttaataaaattatggcGGTCTCTCGGTGGGACGGCGTGCATCAGCACTTTCCGTGGCGGACATTTTCCGAGACGACCGTTCCGCCGGAAAGGAAAAGGAAAACGGGGTCGGGAAAGACACACCGGGCACCGATCAGTGAAATTCACGAGCTATCGCGCGGCACGGCCGGAAGTTCGTGTTTCGGGGAGCAGGTGGGCTAATGCATTTTCTAGCGGTGCAGTGCAGTCCGATGCAGTTCGATCCACCGTTCAACCTGCACCCGCGATTTTTACCGTATTTATGACGCGGACGACTGGTAAACAGAATTCTACGGTGTCGCGAATGCGAACGAAATATTCTGCGAAATTTTAACCACTTCCGGGCTCTCCCGTAAGCTCGCAATCGGATGCATAATATCATACTAGTTCCGAGGAttcgagtagactgcgaatttcatgcatttctgacaaaaaacgaaaattcaagattttaatgaatatttttgtgcTCATTTCAAAGGCAAAATGAAGAGACACGTGTCCGAGCTTTTTCGCCATTGctcatttttaaccgacttcgaaaaaggaagaGGTTATTCAATTCGATCTTTATGTGCCttttttgtagaaataaattaaatggtaattatttcatactttttagtctgtttaatttcttttttacggAGATATTTAACATGTAATTTTCGGATTTCTCGGTGTGCATACGTCGAAaagaggaataacattttttcgtatgatTTTTGGATTTCTCTGTATTCAGGGGGTGGTCGGAAGGGTGGTGGAATCAGGCAGGGGATGATTACACATTGGAAAATAAGTCGGAAAAGAGGAACCAAATTTTTTCGTTTCACGTCCCATTTTCGAGGAAACCAATTTCGAGAATACAGCGAATTCACGTGCTAttgataggaatcgtctgaccacGACCAAACCATTCTACTTTGACGagtctaaaatcgattttctcgaagaCGAGGCGTCAAATGGAAACATTGTTATTCCTTTTCTTCGACTCAGTTTTACATGTTTGAATCctgtacaataaataaatgaatcggGAAACAAATAGATTTAGAAATGAATATACACAAATGCGGATCttcttgcaaaataaaaatggtcagcatcgattgcaagagattgaatgtaaattgtttgttatttGTTCCCTTAATGAGTTTAATAGAGAAATCCAAATTGCGTGGGGAACGTTCTTAAATAAACAAGCGTGTTTCTTctttgaaggtttattctaaTCTGTTTTTACAATAGAAATTCGTTGGTAGGGAACCAAACGAATGAATGTTATGTGATTGATGTGAATGATGATTGAATGAATATTACAATGACAGACAAATGCATGTTAACGAATTAATCGAAaccattttacaaaatttacaattaatcaatatttcaatagaaatttacattatcgacgtttgTCTGCATCATATTGacgtattcaatttttttaattttccaacaattttgactttcatcttctcaattgtcctataaatgcatgaagatcctcggtctataaataaaaatctacCAACCTTTAACTTCACCGTTATATTACATGTACAGAGAAATCCAAAAGTGATatgttaagggggccgtctcctagcagagacggtcgcgcgtgaacactcacacaccgctagaccacgtatgcgtacgcgagaattgctaggatcagggaaatgcgttctgatttctcgataatgcaaagaccgGGGTTTTTATTAgccaaaatcgctagataaaagatcaatctagcgcgctgtttgcttcaaaagtcgttcttttacgtttccgagcaatgattttgcaatattcggctgcatgttgcccgtcagatggcgctgcagtcacgccggcgtactagcctctccgacgggcaacatgcagccgaatattgcaaaatcattgctcggaaacgtgaaagaacgacttttgaagcaaacagcgcgctagattgatcttttatctagcgattttgactaataaaagcccccgtctttgcattatcgagaaatcagaacgcatttccctgatcctagcaattctcgcgtacgtatacgtggtctagcggtgtgtgagtgttcacgcgcgaccgtcatctgctaggagacggcccccttaaacaTCTCCGTAAAAAGTGAGCATACCGGCAAAAAAGCTGGGACACGTGTCCGCTTATTTTGCCTGTGGAACAAccagaaaaagtttcattaaaatcagcGACCCCACAGATGCGACCTGCCCTTGTTAGAGTATCGAAGCGGAGTTAGGCTTGCGTCGGATGTTTCGAACCGATCTAACGGGGTTTTTCTCGTCGATTTTCTGTCGGGAGAGTAGCAACGGTGGATGTTCCGAAGTAATATCTCTGGATAGATTCGGGCCCGGTCTCGGGGCGAAGGAGGATCGAAAAAAGGAGGAAGAAAAATTTCCGAGGTGAATTTTGCGCGGCCGTGCCGTAGAGGAGAGACGCGTTTGCGCCCGGATGGAGCAAGTCGCGACTTCGAACAAGTTCGAAACAAGTTGCTGCGGCGGCGTAAAGACGCTTAATTGCCCAAGTTCCGTGGCCCAGTTTCCACGGCCAGGCTTTCTTGAGCTGCGGCTGCGGCTGGGGAGTGAACACCGGATTTTCCAGACGGGAAAACAACGAGCTCTCGCGCTTCGGAAAAATGAACGGAGCCGGAGGGAGAACCCGGTGAAATTGACGGAAGAGGGCCGGAGAAAAATAGTAAAACTTcagaaaacgaagaatcgagaGATCTATAAAAATCGAGGGGAGAGAAACTGGCGTTGAAAAATATTGGACGGAGTGCTTGTACGTGTCTAAATGAATTCCACTCTATTGTTTTTAGAGAATGGGCTGGGTATAATTTCTATCGGCTTCTATTACTGTCTTCCACCGTTCCGAAAACTTTCTGACcggtttaaaaaataataaatctaatTTAAAggaatttttgtattaaatttaattttaaagattgaTAGAAGGGAGcttgaagaaattaaaaaaacaagAATCGGGAGCAGAGCAGTAGCTTATAAAAATCGAGAATTCGAGGGGGTGGAAAATCCAAATATTGAGCAGAAAGGGTGAGAAATAAAAGTGTCGGAAAAGAGTCTCAGAAATTGATAGAAGAGAGCTTGAAGAAAACTCAGTAAGCAAAGAATCGGGAGCAGAACAGAGGCTTCTAAAAATCAAGATTTCGGAAGGGGTGCAGAATCGGGGGTGAGATATAAAACTGTTGAAAAGCCTCAAAGATTGACAGAAGAGACCTTGATAAAATTACAGAAAGCAAGTAATCGGGAGCAGGACGTAGAccaataaaaaattaagaattcGAAGGGTGGAAAATCGGGGGTGAGAAataaaattgtcgaaaaatcCTCGAAGATTGACAGAATTCAGCTTGATAATATTTCAGAAAGCAAGTAATCGGGAGCAGAACGTAgaccaataaaaaattacgaattcCAAGGGTGGAAAATCGGGGGTGAGAAATAAAATTGTCGGAAAATCCTCAAAGATTGACAGAAGAGATCTTGAAAAAATTCAGAAATCGGGAGTAGAACAAAGGCCTATATAAACCAACAATTCGAAGGGTGGAAAATTGAGGGTGAGATAACAAAACTGTCAGGAAAGTCTCAAAGATTGACAGAATTGAGCTTGATAAAATTACAGAAAGCAAGTAATCGGGAGCAGGACGTAGAcctataaaaataaagaattcgaAGGGTGGAAAATCGGGGGTGAGAAATAAAATTGTGGAAAATCCTCGAAGATTGACAGAATTCAGCTTGATAATATTTCAGAAAGCAAGTAATCGGGAGCAGAACGCAGACCAATAAAAACTTAAGAATTCCAAGGGTGGAAAATCGGGGGTGAGAAACAAAATTGTCGGAAAATCCTCAAAGGTTGACAGAAGAGATCTTGAAAAAATTCAGAAATCGGGAGTAGAACAGAGCTCTATATAAACCAAGAATTCGAAGGGGGGTGGAAAACCGTCGAGAAATAAAATTGTCGGAACAGCCATATTACAACCAAGGGCGGTGTCCCAGTATAAAAAATGTGTAGTAAATGTGTGTGTAATCCGGAGGGTGGAAGGAGAGATAACATCTGGGAGGGTTTGAAAGTCAGCGGAACGGGGGATGGTTGCAGAGAAGCGCACAGGGATGCGAAAACGAAAAAGAGTGGTTAGGGGAGGATCGAGGAAACTGCTGTAAGGGGGAAGAGACTAATTGAGGCCGATCTTGATGCATCGCGCGGGGAATGAGCGCTTACGGACGTTAATTGGTAAGGATCGTTGCTCCAGTTGGATGTTCCCCAATTGCTGCCTCCTGGATCCTGGATCCTGGATCCATGGTAGGAAGAACGGTGTCGCGGCGAGGTTCCCGGTGGTTCCGTTTATCGCATCCCAGGATCTCGCGTTAAATGTCTCGTGTATTAGAAACGCGTCTTGAGCCATTTTAATCCGGCGGAAGGTCCAATTTGCACGGTCCCGCCTGAGCCGAGGAAATTCGATTTGAACGGGCTGACGCACCCCTGTCTCGCGATTAACGCTTTGCGAACAAATCTAAAATTGCGAAAGACACGGACTGACGAGAATCGAATTTTGGAAGCTTCCTCGCGACATTATTTGTCGCCCGACAGTCTCCAGAAGCTGTCTGCGAAATGCCCGGTCTCTAGAACCTTCCAGGGTCCGGAAGGGATGTTGTGCAAaatttgttggaaaatttgGAACGGTAGATTTTCTGTTTCTGGGGTTGATAGATTGGCTGAATCGATTCTACTAACTGCGGaagtggctgctctttactttaccggactcaaaatttttataaatcatgatgtttttggtatgtaatccagtagatttgtacccggcgcagaTGTAGATCTGCGATTTACTGTACAACCATTCTTATCCGTAGCGAAAAATGGTTCGAAGGGAGCACATTCTGACGTAAATAGTTTCTCTCTCTCACATCTCTTGAAAACATGATTttttacaatgaaaaataaaaatctgtgTTCCATTTTCAAAGAAGTGAATAACCCAGCAAACAATAAATCGAAGAGACTGTAACATTACTCTTAGACTCTTCTAGTGTCTTCAGTTCGGTATATGATCGagtcgaaatttttattaaaaattgaaaattgctcaCGAAACAAAGACGTTCGCGAAAAATGGTTCAAAGGGAGCACATTCTGAGGTAAATAGTTTCTCTCTCTCACATCTCTTGAAAACATGATTttttacaatgaaaaataaaaatctgtgTTCCATTTCCAAAGAAGTGAATAACCCAGCAAACAATAAATCGAAGAGACTGTAACATTACTCTTAGACTCTTCTAGTGTCTTCAGTTCGGTATTTGATCGagtcgaaatttttattaaaaattgaaaattgctcaTGAAACACAAAGACGTTCGCGAAAAATGCGGATTTCTGATTGTAACGTGAGGGAGGCAGTGCTGGCCGAAAATTTCGCACGCGTTACTATCGATTTTCCACGGATCAGACCGATCATCCGTCTGGATGGACGCCTGATTCCATACCGATGAAAAACGCGTCGGGCGCAGCCGGCTGCACAGTGGAAACAGCCCGCCATTAGTCAGACACGGCCACAGGGAACAGACGCGTCGTTCGCTCGTACGTCAGCCGGTTTTTCGGGGTGGGGGGTGAAAAAAAAAGCCCGTAATTCTTATTTTCGCGGGCCGGGTGTTCGAAAATCTGCGAATCCACCGGATCCGATCGGATCCATTCGGATCGGGCCGCGCGATCCTGTGTTATTTCTCCGCGGTCGATTCGCCGCCGcgattttcatatttcaccGGAAAATTCTTGTCGATGTTTCGCCACCGAAATCATATTCGCGATATATGAACGCTGTCGGTAAAAATACTACGATGTTCCGGCGAAACACTGAATCGGTAGCCATGATGAAAATCGTGAATATATTGGGAACAAATTGGAAATTTGTGTCGATCGCGATCGTTGTTTAATTGTTCGACGTTTAAAGTGCCGAGTGTTGaacgtagactgcggatgtttatgcaatttgcaatttttctagagGAATTTTAATCAAGTAAAATctaattttcagtggtagtattGAAAGACAAAGGTAGTATTGGTAGACATTGAAATTCGAGGTCAAAGGTCAGACTTTCGGCAAGTTGATTATCgaattgtattattattattattattgttattattattatcattattattgtaTACGGGCCGAGGTCCTTCTATACAAATGTATACAGTTTTTacagtataactgataaaaacaaaaagaagacatataaaaagaaaagtcttaacctaaaatcttaacctaagtcttaactaaaatttacataaaaatggaccgcgcgaaactaaacaaatacggATATGATTAACAAatagtattgcgcaattttgtttcgagtgcctgtaacgtgccattaaaaaaaatcgagATTGTTGTAAAATATGTTAGAGCTAGCAATAATGCGAATTAATGGGTTTATTATTCCATatgaggatttggatttcattgtttgaaatcctgctcccattctcaaaacacgttcaagtacgtagaaattgatttgcctcaggagagtgcgggacaatctatattattattaatcaaattgaagataaaactcTGGTCGGAAACTGTTCTACGATCGGATAATGTTTTCAAGGttgactgtgtttaatattATAGAGTAATTATGATCAAAGGATGACATTGGATTGTTTGTCTTATATGGACGAAACCCGAGGAAtctatgctgcactctctctagcatgatttcatatttaacgcttttcggagaccatatagtCGAAGCATATTCTAGCTGGGGAGGGACAAGGGTAATATTGTATGGCAACCTAAGTGTGTATGGATTGAATGGAAATCTGTGGAAAAACGAAGTATATGAAACCGAGCATTCTTGAAGCGGAGTTGACAATGTGATAATAATGGTTGGAAAAGTCTAGGGTACAGGAGAAGTGAATTCCTGAGTCGTTAACTTCTGTTATTGAGAAGAGAATACAGTCATTAAGACGGTaaggatatacagggtgtatccgttaagttatgtcaccatttttcaggctaaaaaatgtttcagacaaaagtttctcggtACTTGATgaagctacatgttcgcatattcttaaatctgaaaaaatgttttttacgtaaaaaggtaaaggtcaccttgacttttttaaatggcactatatgttttggacatcataggattgtttctgacgtcgagacgaatttaacagtgtactatactatgaccttgaaatgacctcaaacttgaaaattttgtgcaaacgtaattttaatgaagaaTTATTTCTTGCGATatataaatcaagttacatcagatgttcgaactgcgatccatcttctgtgatacagaactccgctctttgtattagatttttcgTTGTTGCCATAATTAGGGCGTCTCGGTTTATGTTATTACATGCAGTTGTTACAACAGATCGCAGATATCCCCAAAGATAAAAATCCAACGGAGACAGATCTGGAGAACGCGGTGGCCAACGAATTGGACCATACGTTCCTATCCAACGATTTCTAAACGTCTTACgaacaaaacattttttaattgcactactggaaatgcctaaaaaatggtgacataacttaacggataCACCGTGTATAAGAGGTACAGAGCGACGGGAGGACCGCATAATATGGCATTTTTTAATGTCAAGATCCACGCTGTTCCTGTA
This genomic window contains:
- the LOC143216760 gene encoding uncharacterized protein LOC143216760 isoform X2; its protein translation is MHLCEPRHGEAVRATRYRVPLPGDVARASNDDDILRPDRKREREREGARFELCRRLGSGSRNTGSPAGPFSLLYDEVERLSRNRPRFNILLPRCRKPGQTVQAVHRRNGLWSRASAISGLVDRRESLDCQRRTLGSLGFIDGTSRIFMVEVLADPWTIRISGFIVETSRIFMDQVLKNPWTCGRSSGSLGSIVETSGIIGSIVETSGFRGSIVGSSRIFMMEVLENPWTINEDLQDSLDSLLEPREFLSWRSSKIIGLLTKIFRIPWIHC
- the LOC143216760 gene encoding uncharacterized protein LOC143216760 isoform X1, with translation MHLCEPRHGEAVRATRYRVPLPGDVARASNDDDILRPDRKREREREGARFELCRRLGSGSRNTGSPAGPFSLLYDEVERLSRNRPRFNILLPRCRKPGQTVQAVHRRNGLWSRASAISGLVDRRESLDCQRRTLGSLGFIDGTSRIFMVEVLADPWTIRISGFIVETSRIFMDQVLKNPWTCGRSSGSLGSIVETSGIIGSIVETSGFRGSIVGSSRIFMMEVLENPWTINEDLQDSLDSLLEPQDSLDPWLEPREFLSWRSSKIIGLLTKIFRIPWIHC